In Larimichthys crocea isolate SSNF chromosome VI, L_crocea_2.0, whole genome shotgun sequence, one genomic interval encodes:
- the uqcrc1 gene encoding cytochrome b-c1 complex subunit 1, mitochondrial: MAASVCRVGSTVGRALAKNRNPILLSLRRGQASVSYAQSLVGAPETRLTALDNGLRVASEETGHGTCTVGLWISAGSRYENEKNNGAGFFLEHMAFKGTKNHPQTALEQQVESMGAHLSAYTSREHTAYYMKTLAKDLPKAVELLSEVVQSCSLNEAEIEQQRAVVLRELAEVETNLQDVCLDLLHTTAFQGTPLGQSVLGPSDNARTLTRQNLVDYVNSHYKAPRMVLAAAGGVNHEELVSLAKSHFSGVSFEYEGDAVPLLSPCRFTGSEVRMRDDDLPLAHVAIAVEGASAASPDIVPLMVANSIIGSFDLTYGGGKNLSSRLARLAVEEKLCHSFQAFHSSYSDTGLLGIHFVADKHYIDDMMHWSQNAWMNLCTTVTESDVARGKNALKASLVGQLNGTTPICDDIGRHILNYGRRIPLAEWDARIDAVTPKVLRDVCSKYIYDKCPAVAAVGPVEQLPDYNRMRSAMYWLRF, translated from the exons ATGGCGGCGTCCGTGTGTCGAGTCGGGAGCACTGTGGGTCGAGCCCTCGCCAAGAACCGCAAC CCAATCCTGCTGTCTCTGCGGCGTGGACAGGCCTCAGTCAGCTATGCCCAGAGCCTGGTGGGAGCCCCTGAAACTCGCCTTACTGCCCTGGACAATGGTTTGAGGGTTGCATCTGAGGAGACCGGACATGGCACATGCACT GTTGGGCTGTGGATCAGTGCTGGTAGTCGTTATGAGAATGAGAAGAACAATGGAGCAGGCTTCTTCCTGGAGCACATGGCTTTCAAG GGAACCAAGAACCACCCTCAGACAGCCCTGGAGCAGCAGGTGGAGTCTATGGGTGCTCACTTGAGCGCCTACACCTCCAGGGAGCACACTGCATACTACATGAAGACCCTGGCCAAAGACCTGCCTAAAG ctgtgGAGCTGCTGTCAGAGGTGGTGCAGAGCTGCTCACTGAACGAGGCAGAGATTGAGCAGCAGAGGGCTGTGGTACTGCGTGAACTTGCGGAAGTCGAAACTAACCTCCAGGATGTTTGCTTGGACCTGCTGCATACCACAGCCTTCCAGGGCACACCTCTGGGACAGAGTGTGCTGGGACCCTCTGACAATGCCAG GACTCTGACCCGCCAGAACCTAGTGGATTACGTCAACAGCCACTACAAAGCCCCTCGCATGgtgctggctgctgctggaggtgtgAACCACGAGGAGCTGGTCAGTTTGGCCAAATCTCACTTTAGCGGAGTGTCCTTTGAGTATGAGGGAGATGCCGTCCCTCTGTTGTCACCTTGCAGATTTACAGGCAGTGAG GTTCGTATGCGCGATGATGACCTTCCTCTGGCACATGTTGCCATCGCCGTGGAGGGAGCCAGTGCTGCCAGCCCGGATATCGTGCCACTCATGGTGGCCAACTCCATCATCGGCAGCTTCGACCTCACCTATGGTGGTGGAAAG AACCTGAGCAGCCGCCTGGCTCGCCTGGCAGTGGAGGAGAAACTGTGTCACAGCTTCCAGGCCTTCCACTCCTCCTACAGCGACACCGGCCTGCTGGGCATTCACTTTGTGGCTGATAAGCATTACATTGACGACATGATGCACTGGTCCCAGAATGCCTG GATGAACCTGTGTACCACAGTGACAGAGAGTGATGTCGCTAGAGGCAAGAACGCTCTGAAGGCCAGCCTGGTTGGACAGCTCAATG gaACAACACCAATTTGTGACGACATCGGCAGACACATCCTGAACTACGGGCGGCGTATTCCTCTGGCAGAGTGGGACGCTCGGATCGAT GCCGTGACCCCCAAGGTGCTGCGTGACGTCTGCTCCAAATATATCTACGATAAGTGTCCTGCTGTGGCAGCTGTTG GCCCCGTCGAGCAGCTACCCGACTACAACAGGATGAGGAGTGCCATGTACTGGCTGAGGTTTTAA
- the cidec gene encoding cell death activator CIDE-3, with the protein MYSQMDYAMKSLSLLTPSSLSKCVTASVSASASMTQQLLLGRVPRPRPFRVTNADRSVKKGIIADMLEDLMNKASDSLSVLCVSALMLDEDGTGVDTEEFFQTLPENTVFMVLEKGEKWTPHPNSPPRDQLSECEPRHRTDVAKLTFDLYKNNPKDFIGCLNVKATLYGVYSVSYDLRCYAAKNMLKEALRWTIFSMQATGHILLGSSCYIEQLLEDEEQAEKGLMLPQEGRIRQLQSMLLGKITH; encoded by the exons ATGTACTCTCAGATGGATTATGCTATGAAGTCCCTCAGCCTTCTTACTCCGTCTTCCCTCTCCAA ATGTGTGACAGCCAGCGTGTCAGCCAGCGCTTCCATGACCCAGCAGCTCCTGTTGGGTCGTGTTCCTCGGCCAAGGCCCTTCAGGGTCACAAACGCTGACCGCAGTGTGAAGAAGGGCATCATTGCAGACATGTTGGAAGACCTGATGAACAAG GCTAGTGACTCATTGagtgtgctgtgtgtcagcGCTCTGATGCTGGATGAAGATGGCACAGGGGTGGACACAGAGGAGTTCTTCCAGACGCTGCCTGAAAACACTGTCTTCATGGTCCTGGAGAAGGGCGAGAAGTGGACCCCACATCCA AACAGCCCGCCCAGAGATCAGCTCAGTGAGTGCGAGCCACGACATCGGACAGATGTGGCCAAACTGACTTTTGACCTGTACAAGAACAACCCCAAGGATTTCATCGGCTGCCTGAACGTGAAAGCAACCCTGTATGGTGTTTACTCTGTGTCCTATGACCTGCGCTGTTACGCTGCCAAAAATATGCTAAA GGAGGCTCTGCGCTGGACCATCTTCTCCATGCAAGCCACAGGCCACATCCTGCTGGGCTCCTCCTGCTACATTGAGCAGCTGCTAGAGGATGAGGAGCAAGCGGAGAAGGGACTGATGCTGCCACAGGAAGGCAGGATCAGGCAGCTGCAGAGCATGCTGCTGGGAAAGATCACTCACTGA